From a single Nostoc sp. MS1 genomic region:
- a CDS encoding cryptochrome/photolyase family protein: MKIGVWILGDQLWEQQAALQSCSQKENLPVIFIESIQHIQTRRYHQQKLVLVWSAMRHFAEELQQKNYTVSYEIADDFAQPLQAWVRANQITELRVMTPSDRPFLHIIQSLELPCKISLVPNNHFLWTTEQFNSWAKNRKRLLMEDFYREGRKRWQILMEGDKPVGGQWNLDKENRQPPKGKLRTPPTQWFETDEITLDVIAKVKSLSVPIYGEVEPFRWGVTRQQALQILDWFIEYRLSDFGPYQDAMVTGEETMWHAMISPYLNIGLLHPLEVIQAAQKAYQQKQLPLNSVEGFIRQVLGWREYMRGVYNYVDVDYHQKNWFNHTKPLPEFFWTGKTKMNCLQQIIIQIQRTGYAHHIQRLMVLSNFALIAGISPQEVENWFHASFIDAYDWVMQTNVIGMGLFADGGILASKPYGASANYINKMSDYCKNCTYSHKERIGKDACPFNFFYWNFLDRHRDKLQHQGRMSFILKNLDKMSAAELQSIRTQAQVWHDNC; encoded by the coding sequence ATGAAAATTGGAGTTTGGATATTAGGTGATCAGCTTTGGGAACAACAAGCAGCATTACAAAGCTGTTCTCAAAAAGAAAATTTGCCTGTAATTTTTATTGAATCAATACAACATATCCAAACTCGCCGCTATCATCAGCAAAAGCTGGTGTTAGTATGGTCAGCAATGCGCCATTTTGCGGAAGAATTGCAGCAAAAAAATTATACTGTTAGTTATGAAATAGCCGATGATTTTGCTCAACCTTTACAAGCATGGGTAAGGGCAAATCAAATTACTGAACTACGGGTGATGACTCCTAGCGATCGCCCATTCTTACATATAATTCAAAGTTTAGAATTACCTTGTAAAATTAGTTTAGTTCCTAATAATCATTTTTTGTGGACTACAGAACAATTTAATAGTTGGGCTAAAAATCGTAAACGCCTATTAATGGAAGATTTTTACCGAGAAGGTAGAAAGCGCTGGCAGATTTTAATGGAGGGAGATAAACCAGTAGGAGGACAGTGGAATTTAGATAAAGAAAACCGTCAACCACCAAAAGGTAAGTTACGTACACCCCCGACACAATGGTTTGAAACAGATGAAATTACATTAGATGTTATAGCCAAAGTTAAATCTCTTTCAGTTCCCATTTACGGAGAAGTAGAACCATTTCGTTGGGGTGTGACTCGCCAACAAGCACTGCAAATTTTAGATTGGTTTATTGAATATAGATTATCTGATTTTGGCCCCTATCAAGATGCAATGGTAACAGGGGAAGAAACCATGTGGCACGCCATGATTTCTCCTTACCTCAATATAGGGTTACTTCATCCTTTAGAAGTAATACAAGCAGCACAAAAAGCTTATCAACAAAAACAACTACCTTTAAATAGTGTAGAGGGTTTTATTCGTCAGGTTTTGGGTTGGCGAGAATATATGCGTGGTGTCTATAACTATGTAGATGTAGACTATCACCAGAAAAATTGGTTTAACCATACAAAACCTTTACCGGAATTTTTCTGGACTGGTAAAACTAAAATGAATTGTTTACAGCAGATTATTATTCAAATACAACGTACAGGCTATGCTCATCATATCCAAAGATTGATGGTGTTGAGTAATTTTGCTTTAATTGCTGGAATTTCACCCCAAGAAGTAGAAAATTGGTTTCATGCTAGTTTTATAGATGCCTATGATTGGGTAATGCAGACAAATGTGATTGGTATGGGTTTATTTGCCGATGGAGGGATATTAGCATCAAAGCCTTATGGAGCATCTGCTAACTATATCAATAAAATGAGTGATTATTGCAAAAATTGCACTTATAGCCATAAAGAAAGAATTGGTAAAGATGCTTGTCCTTTTAACTTTTTCTATTGGAACTTTCTGGATAGACACCGTGATAAGTTACAACATCAAGGAAGGATGAGCTTTATTTTAAAAAATTTAGATAAAATGTCTGCGGCAGAATTACAATCTATCCGCACACAAGCGCAAGTATGGCACGATAATTGTTAA
- a CDS encoding TIGR03643 family protein produces the protein MKLPELDTETIDRIIEMAWEDRTPFDAIEAQFGLLEKQVIALMKREMKESSYRMWRERVTERKTKHLVKRDFFAGRFKSDNQKT, from the coding sequence ATGAAGCTACCAGAATTAGATACTGAAACCATAGACCGCATCATTGAAATGGCTTGGGAAGATAGAACGCCTTTTGATGCGATTGAAGCGCAATTTGGACTGTTGGAAAAACAGGTAATTGCCCTCATGAAACGCGAAATGAAAGAATCAAGTTATCGGATGTGGCGAGAGCGAGTCACTGAACGTAAAACCAAGCACTTAGTTAAACGAGATTTCTTTGCAGGTAGATTCAAATCAGATAATCAAAAAACATAA
- the plsY gene encoding glycerol-3-phosphate 1-O-acyltransferase PlsY: MGLWLSLCGAVVFVAYLLGSFPTGYIAVKQLKGIDIREVGSGSTGATNVLRTLGKGPGAFVLGLDCLKGVLAIALVYYLFNFAASQNLIPATVNVQLWQPWLVTIVGIAAILGHSKSIFLGFTGGKSVATSLGILLAMNWQVGLATFGVFAVVVAISRIVSLSSIAGAIAVPLVMVLLHQPLPYILFGIAGGLYVILRHRSNIERLLAGTEPKIGQKLTAETEQSQLTVDS; the protein is encoded by the coding sequence ATGGGTTTGTGGTTAAGTCTGTGTGGTGCAGTAGTATTTGTGGCGTATCTGTTGGGATCTTTCCCTACAGGTTATATCGCTGTGAAACAATTGAAGGGTATTGATATCCGTGAAGTGGGTTCAGGTTCCACAGGCGCAACCAATGTCCTGAGAACTTTGGGTAAAGGCCCTGGAGCATTTGTTTTAGGACTAGATTGCTTAAAAGGCGTATTAGCGATCGCCTTAGTTTATTATTTATTTAACTTCGCCGCTAGCCAAAACCTCATTCCTGCAACAGTAAATGTTCAACTATGGCAACCTTGGTTAGTCACCATAGTAGGTATAGCTGCCATTTTAGGACATAGTAAATCGATTTTCTTAGGCTTTACAGGTGGTAAATCTGTAGCCACCAGCTTGGGAATATTATTAGCGATGAATTGGCAAGTTGGTTTGGCTACCTTTGGTGTATTTGCTGTTGTGGTGGCGATATCACGGATTGTATCACTCAGTTCAATTGCTGGAGCGATCGCAGTTCCTCTAGTAATGGTACTTCTGCACCAACCCTTGCCCTACATTTTATTTGGTATTGCTGGCGGCTTATATGTAATCTTGCGTCACCGCAGCAATATCGAGCGCTTGCTTGCAGGTACAGAACCCAAAATTGGGCAGAAACTCACAGCAGAAACAGAGCAGAGTCAGTTGACAGTTGACAGTTGA